The Desulfuromonadaceae bacterium genome includes the window TTGTCACAATCCGTTGACCAAAGAACTTGTTTCGATTCCGGGGTGGAACCCGAATGGCAACGGGGTGGCGGACCAGTTCGACATGTGTACCAGTTGTCACACGCTTAAACTTAACGACGGCACCTTGCTTGGCTCCGGACTGCCGCTGGAAGATGGCGCCGGAAGATTAACTGAAAAATTCTATCATAATACGTCCTGGTATCGAACGCTGCTCTCGACCCATCGCGACAATCCGGATACCGGTTCGGTGGGTGACACAGACGGCAATGCCGGGAACGGTATTACCGACGCCGCTTCTCCCATCGAAGGGTACGTCATTCGCGAAAAGAGTGCAAACCCCTGTTTCGATTGTCATGGTCATAACTTGCTGACCAATACCAATAACCTCACTCGTAAATTGAGAAATAACAACGGTTCCGGTTACGCGGAAGATCCTGCTGTTGAAAAAACAGTTTATACGGAGTGGGCCGGGTCTGCTCATGCTGGTGGATTGCTGAAAGCGAAGTACGCTGCGCAGATGACGGGCAACAAACACCCGGACACTGATGCTTTGGTTCTGCGGGACGCGCGGATGACGCAACTGGTTTCAGACGCTGCGGTTCAGGATGCTCCCCTCGGCAACGCCTGGGTTCATTACAATTGGGATCGTTCCGGGCGTGCTGCCTGTCAGATGTGTCACACTGCAACCGGTGCCGCCAACTTCTTGAACGACCCGGCAACTTATGACGCTGCCAATAACAATTTTGACCATCTCTCCGGCTGGACCGGCAACGAAGCCAATGGTTCTCCGCAGAACGAAGTCCTTTACTGCTGGGCGTGCCATAGCAATGCCGGTGAAGGTGCATTGCGCACACCGGGTGCGATTACCCTGGCTTATCAGGCGGACGGCGCAGATATCACTCTGCCCGACATGGGTAACTCCAACGTTTGCTACAACTGCCACAGTGGTCGTGGCAACATGGGCTCACTCCTCGGGGCAGCTACTGCCGACCCGGCTGGCGCCGCTGTTACCGGTGGCACCAAGACCCACTACTTCGCCAGCGGTGCCACCATTTACCAGGCATTGACCAAGATCGGCTACATGTATGCCGGTCTGAGCTACACCGACAAATCCTACTTTGCCCACAATAGCCTCGGCTGCGCTGAGTGCCACATGACCGGAGACACTCCGACCGACCAGGCCAGCCATACCTTTGATGTGGTCGAAAAGGACGCCACTACTGGCGTTATCACGGCAATTGCATCGAAGAAATGTGTTGAATGCCATGATGGTGAGCACGCCCTGTTCGTCTCCGATTCTCAGATTGGCGACACGCTGAATATATGGAATGGGAGTGCGGCTGTCCCGACTGTCGTGACGCAGTTGATGGCTGATGATGCAGCTGCCGAGATGGAGCACGAAGCCCACGGCTATCACAATGCTATCGAGGTGCTCGGTGCAGTTCTGACTGCTGCGGGGACACCGCCACAGGCCGGTTACCCCTACTTTAGTGGAACGGCTACCGATCAGGGCCACGGTGGTGCAATGCACAACTGGAGCTACCTGCATCATGAACCGGGTGCCTATGCCCACAACCGCTTCTACGCCAAGCGCCTGATTTTTGATTCTATTGACTGGCTGACCAATGCCACGAATGGCAGCGTTGATGCAGCCGGCAGCAGGACCCTCAACGGGGCCATATATCTTGATCCTGCTACCTATGGCGCAGCCATCACATGGCTCGGTGGCGACACAACTACGGGGATTGTCAGCACCCGGCCGTAATCTGGCTGATTATCACTAAGAATGATATTGCCGGGCCCTTCGGGGCCCGGTTTTTTTGGTTTGCCCAGCGTAGCTGGCAAACCCGGCCCGTTGAAAGATACGGGCGTCACCCCGATCAGGGGGAAGACAATCTGAATCGCAAGGGCGTTGCTGGTAACGCTTGTTCAGCCCTTGTTTTTCTCCCTATCCCATATCCATCCCCGCCGCCTTGCCGATCCAGCCGAACATTTTCAGATGCCGATAGAGGTTGTAGCACCCCATCAATGCCACCATTGCCCCCGCAGCACGAATCATCCAGCGATGTGATGCCATGCCGAGACGTTGCGCGGCGGTGCCGAACAGCAACAGTGCCGGGGCGGTGCCGAGGCCGAAAAAGAACATGGTCAGTGCGCCTTTGACTGGTGAGGCACTTTGTGCGGCGGTGATAAACATGGCGTAAAGAAAACCGCACGGTAAAAAACCGAAAAGCATCCCCAGCGGGAGCGCGGCAAGGGCAGGGGGCAAGTGGTTGCGCAACGAACCGACCGCTTGACTCATCGCTTGCAGTGGGCCGGGAAATTCCAGTTTCATCACATTCAGCCAGGTCAGCAGCCCGGCGGTACCGATGCCGATGAGGATGACAAAAAGATCAGAGCCAAGGAGCAAGTAGCGGGTGATCTGCCTGAAATGGTCGGTATAGGCCATGGCCGAGCCAACCCAGCCGACGGCCAAACCGATAACCGTATAGGTCATTGTGCGCCCCAGGTTGTAGAGGAGGTGGAATGTTATCCCCCCGGCGCGACCGTCGTGCGACAAGGACAATGCCCCCACCAGTCCGCCGCACATGCCAATACAATGGCCAAAGCCAAGCAGCCCGGTCATGAATGCCATTGTGTATAAAGGGTCAATCATCGTTGCCTCCATAAATCGGGTTTTGATTATTCTGTTTCATGCGTGAAATTGTTACGCGTTTTATTCATCGTCATCATCCAGCATCCGATGCTTCGGCCCTTCAATATCGTCAAAATCACCCCGCCTGACGGTGTGCATGAAAAACAGCCAGGCACCGAGCCCGATGCAGAACGACAGAATAATTAAAATCACGATCGATTTAAACATCGTCAGTCCTTTCTGATCCGTTTGAGTCGCAGCGAATTGGTCACGACGCAAACGGAACTGAGCGCCATGGCTGCTGCACCGTAGACCGGAGCAAGTTTGCCGCTGGCGGCGAGGGGGATGGCCACCAGATTGTAGCTGAAGGCCCAGAGCAGATTTTGGCGAATAATGCGCACTGTCTGCCGGGCCAGACGCAAGGCGAAAGGGATGTTCGTCAGGTCGGCACGGGCAAGCACCAGATCAGCGCTTTCAATGGCGATATCGGTTCCTCCGCTGATGGCACAACCGACGTGGGCACTGACAAGGGCCGGTGCGTCGTTGATGCCGTCGCCAACCATTAGCGTATGTTGCCCGCTACGTTCCGCATCTTTAATCAGCGCCACTTTGTCCGCCGGGGTCAGTTCAGCGTGATACTTGTCCAGCCGGAGGATGGTGGCAATGTGCGCGGCAACACCTGTTTGATCGCCGGTCAGCAGCAGCGTCCCCAGCCCCATTCTTTTCAGGGCCGCGACGGCGGTTGCGGCTTCGTCGCGGAGTTGATCGGCAAGACTGATGCAACCAATATATTTTCCGTGCAGGGCAACGTGGACTTCGCTGCGCTCGTTTTCAGTCCGCGCGGCGGTGATTCCCTGTTCATGAAGATAGCGCCAGCTCCCGGTCAGCAGCAGTCCTTCGTCGGTCTGCAGTGCCGTCCCGCGTCCCGGAATCGTTTGGACATGCGCTACGGGAAGGGTGCTGACGCCGCGTTCCACAGCCGCTTGAATAATGCCGCGCGCCAGCGGATGGGAACTTCCGGCTGCGGCGCGGGCGGCAAGTTCGAGTAAACGTTCTGCGCTGCATTCATGGGGGGAAAGGTGTGTCACCAGCGGGCGACCGTCGGTGAGCGTGCCGGTTTTGTCAAAGGCGACCAGATCGACCTGAGCGCAACCTTCAAGGATATCGCCGCCGCGAAAAAGGATGCCGTGCTCGGCGGCATTCCCGGTTGCAACCATCACCGCCATCGGCGTTGCCAGGCCCAGTGCGCAGGGGCAGGCGACGACCAGAACGGTAATCGCATGGAGCCACCCGCCGGGCTGGTCAAACCAGTAGAGCCAGGTCCCGACTGCAACCAGCAGGACCAGCGGGATAAAGATCATGGCGACACGGTCCGCCAGACGTTGCAGCGGCGCTTTGCACGCCTGAGCCTGTTCGACCAGTCGGGCGACGCGGGCAACAAACGATTCATTGGCGACTGCGGTGACCAGAATTTCGACACTGCCGCTCAAATTCAGTGTTCCGGCAACAATTTTCATGCCCGGTTCACGCACCACCGGCAGCGGTTCGCCATTGACCGCGGCCTCGTCCACTTCGGTACATCCGCTGAGAATCTGGCCATCGACGGGGAAACGTTCCCCGGCGCCGACCAGAATATGATCAGCAATCAGCAACTGATGGCTGTCGACCTCGGTAACACCCTCGCCCGTTATTCGTCGGGCGCGGCAGGGTGCGAGTTGTAAGAGGCGATCAATCCCCGATGAGGCCTGGCGGCGCGCCCCGCTTTCGTAAAGACGTCCGGCAAGAATCAAGGTGACAATCATCGCGGCGGTGTCAAAATAGACTTCACCACCCTGGCTCAGGGCATAAAGACTGTAACTGTAAGCGGAAACGGTGCCGAGGGTAATCAGCAGGTCCATATTTGCACTGCGGTTGCGCAGACTGAACCAGGCTCCACGCAGAAAGGGGAAACCGCCATAGAAGACGACCGGGGTCGCGACCAGCGCCGCAAGGATTTGCAGTAACTGGCGCGTGTCGGGGTCGATGCCGCGCAGATAGCCGCCGTACAGGGCAATAGAAAACCCCATCAGCTGCATGGAGAGGAATGCCGCGGTGCCGAAACGCAAGAGCAGGGAACGGCGCTCGCGTTCAGCCGCGCGTTGCAGTTCATCGGGGGTGTAGGGGCGAGGCAGATAACCGATTTCTGCGAGGCGGGTGCAGATCCCAGCCGGGGTCGTTCGGGTCGGGTCAAAACCGACCAGGAGCCGATGCGTCGCGAAATTAACCCGCGCGGTGATGATACCGGGATGTTCGTCGAGCAGTCGTTCAATCAGCCAGACACAGGCGGCACAATGAATCCCCTCGATGATCAGACTGATCTCGCTCTTGTCACCAGCGTGGGTGACATATCGTTGCAGGTAGTCGGCATCAAATTGCCGGGTAAAAGCTTCACGGATAATCCCTGCCTTACGCTCACGGCGACGGTAAAATGACTCCAGCCCCGCTCCGCGGATAATCAGATAGGCCCCACGGCAGCCGTGACAACAGAAATTCAGCACGTCATCATCCACCGTTTCCGTGACCCGTTCAGCGGGGGGGAAGGGGAGATCACAGTGGATACAGCGCAGTTGAGGGTTTTCGGCCATCATCACGCTTCCGGGAGATTAAGGAGCAATTGTCGTTCGAGGCGCGCGCCCTGATGTTCAAATTCAATCAAAACCCTGCATTCGCCATGCAGCGTAGCGGGGAGTTGAAGGCTATAACGACCGCTACGCTCCTCGGCAAGTCGATACTGCTGCACCGCCGAACCATCGTTCGGGAAGATGAGGAGCACCCCGTCAGCGGCACTGACCGGTTGCCTGCCGTTATCGAGAGCCACGCTGAGTTGTCGCCCGGCGAGGGTCGATGTGACCTGCCAGCCCAGGGTTCTTGCGGCATTTTTTTCAATCTGGGTCTGGTTGTAGCGTAACCCCTTGCTGTAATAATCAGCATCGGTGACGCGGCTCCCTTTCGTGCTCGCCTGCCAGGTGGCCCAGACGGAGAAGGCGAGGAAACAACCGATAAGGAGCAGAATCAACTGTTGATAACGGTTCATGATGTGGGTCCCGTTTAGTTGGCCGTTTCAGTACGCTTGAAGCGGTATTATTCAGCAGGTGGCGGCAATGCTGGTAATTGTGCCGCTGCGCTGGCGACGATGGTTTCCTTGTCAAACAGGATAAATTCGATGTCTCGTCGTTGCGGCAGGGGAGAACCGACAACGACCACATCCAGGCGCCGATTTTCTCCCGGCTTGAGAAAGATTTGCGCGACCGGCCCCTTGACGGTCAGCGGCGACGGGTCGGTGCTGCGCACCTGCACGCGGTACATTGTGGTGAGTTTAGCGCGATTATTAACCCAGAGGTTGAAAAAAGTGGCCTGTTGACCGTCCGCGAGCAAACGACTGGCAACGGTGTGGGAGTGCGCCACTTTCAAGGTTGCGGACGAACGATTGTGAACGGCAAACAGGAGCATGATCGTCAGGGCGAGCGTCGCACCAGTCAGCAGCAGGCGGCGCGGGGTGATTAAATCGCCAGCGCCGGTCGCGTGACGACCGAAACTGTAGCGGATCAAACCCGGTTCGTTACGTCGCGCCATGACCTGGCGACAGGCATCCAGACAGCGACCGCAGTTGATACAGGCGATCTGCTCACCGTCGCGAATATCGATCCCCATTGGACAGGCCCGCGCACAGGCGCCGCAATCGATGCAGCGCGCAATCTCAACAGCGGGGCGCTGAAGAGTCAACGTTGACTGATCGGCAAGCGCGCTTTGAAATCGCCCGTAAGGGCAGAAATCATGGCACATCAAGCGGCGCAGAAAGGCAAGGTCCAGGTAGACCGTCGCTGCGACGATGAGCAGCGTTCCGCTGGCAATCATATCCAGCTTGCCGTGCAGCAGCTCGCTGAAAAAGCGCGGCGGTTCGATAAAATACCAGAGCAGATTGGCCGCGACCAGCAACGACAAGGTCAGATAGATACCGTGAAGAAGAACCCGGTGAGAAGATGGCCCGGTCAGCGAGTTCCCGTCGACGGTGAGGTGCAGACGCCGGATCAGCCATTCGGTCATATCGTTGAGGGTGGTTTGCGGACACCCCCAGCCGCACCAGACCCTGCCAAAGGTCAACGTCATCAGCAGGAAACCGAAAGTGAGCGTCAGGGTGAAAAAGAGGAACAGATACAGTTCCTCGATCCGCAAGATTTGCCCGAAGAGGTGGAGGCTGAGGGTGGGCAGATCGACCCGCAGCAGACTGACTCCGCCGGGACGCACCCACGGCAGCAGCAGGATGAACAGGGTGGTTGCCCACTGCAAGGCGCGGCGGCGTGGCCCGATAAACGTCGTGAGGGGACGGTCAGTCATGGTATGTGGTGATTGTTTCTGAAAAAACGCGATGGGGGAGAAGTTGCCTTCTCCCCCATCGCGTATCAAAGTTTGAGGAGATACTCTGCCAGGGCGGAAATTTCCGCGGCACTGAGCTGATTGCCGAAGTTGGGCATGCCGTTCGGACGACCGGAGGTAATGCTTGCTTTGATCGCGGCGACATCTTTACCGTAAATGTAGGCGGCGCCGTGCAGGGCGGGACCGATCCCTCCCTCGCCGTGACTACCATGGCACACCGCACAGTTGTCGGCGAATAACGTGGTCGCATCGATCGAGACGGGAGCTGTCGCTGCCGGGGCTGCCTGCTCGACCTGCGTCTTGTGCTCGGTCATTTTCTGTTGAAATTCAGCGTCGGACGACCACCCTGACAAGAGGTAGTAGGCCATAAAGATGACCGCCCAGATAATCAGTCCGAAAAAGAGGATATAGAAATAGACTGGCGGTCGTTGTTCGCGGTCCTCAATGATACCGTCAGCGTGCTCGTCGTGGTGCGGATCGTTGCTGCTCATAGTTTATCCTTTGGCAAATTAGTCGTCATCAAGCATGGTGTATTTGGGGGCCTCCCCCGTTTTTTTATGCTTGCCGCGATAGGTGTGGATGACGATAGCGACAAAGATTGCAAAGAGACCGAAGGTCACTCCGAGGTAGAGGATCGCGCCCCAGTCCATTACGGATGATCCTCCCGCTGAACGTAGTATTTGACGAAATTGGTGATTTTCCAGACCTTGTCCGTCCCCAGACTGGAGAAGGCCGGCATGCCGCCATCCGGGATGCCGTTGAAGATCAGGCTGAACAACTCCTCATCGGTATAGTTCGCGCCCTCCAGCTGCGGCCCGATTTCGCCCTCCAGATGCTCCCCGTGACAGGCCGCGCAATGGTCGCTGTAAATAGCTTCCCATTCCTCCATCGACCGATGAGCGGTGTCCGGGTAGGGGTTTTTTAACTCACCGATAATAGTGACTTCAGCCGCTTTGCGCCACGCTATGTCGCTACCGAGTTTCTGCAGATAGGCGACAACGGCGTCGAGCTCATTCTTGTCCTTCAGCTGCGCGAGTTGCTCCTGGGTATAGGGAAAGCCGAGAACCTTCATTTTACGTTCGCTCATGACCGGATCGAGGGTATTTTTGCGCAGCCAGGCATAGTCGTACATGTTCGATTTTGGCACCATTGAACGGGGGGAATCCATGTGCTTGTAATGCCAGGCGTCGGGATATTTCCCGCCGATACGGGCCAGGTCGGGGCCGGTGCGTTTGGACCCCCAGAGAAATGGCCGATCGTAAACGAACTCCCCCGATTTGCTGTAATCACCGTAACGCAATACTTCGGTGACCAGCGGACGGATCGTCTGGGTATGGCAATTGTTGCACCCCTCGCGAATGTAGATGTCGCGCCCTTCCTGTTGCAGGGGGGTATAGGGGGTCACACTTGCAATCCGGTCCGCTTCGGTATTGACCCAGGCGAAAGGCAGAACCATGGTGATCGTTGTTCCGACCAGGATCGCGGCCGTGGCGAGAACGATCAACAGCAGCGGTTTCTTTTCCCACATGATCAGTCCCTCCCCGCAGCAGTTACGATCGGTGCAACGACTTCTTTCCCGTTACGAACCGTCATGAACAGATTGTAGATGAAAATGACGATCCCGAGAAAGAAAATGAAACCGCCAGCCGCGCGTGCCCACCAGTAGGGGTACATTTCGACCATCGTTTCCATAAAGGTATAGGTCAGGCTACCGTCGTTGTTCATTGCATTCCACATCCCCGCTTGCAGGACACCGGCAACCCACAACGAAATGGACCAGACGAGTTGGCCGACCAGTGCCAACCAGAAATGCATGTTGGCAAGAGGAACGCTGTACAACTCGCGGCCATAAATACGCGGGACCAGATAATAGATGGAAGCGTAACTGATCATCGAGACCCAGCCCATCGTCCCCATGTGGATGTGCGCGGGAACCCAGTCGGTGTAATGGATAAATGCTGAAAAAGAGCGAATCGCCTGCATCGGGCCTTGCAGCGTTTGCAGTCCGTAGAAAGTCAGACCGATGATCAGGAATTTGA containing:
- a CDS encoding sulfite exporter TauE/SafE family protein, giving the protein MIDPLYTMAFMTGLLGFGHCIGMCGGLVGALSLSHDGRAGGITFHLLYNLGRTMTYTVIGLAVGWVGSAMAYTDHFRQITRYLLLGSDLFVILIGIGTAGLLTWLNVMKLEFPGPLQAMSQAVGSLRNHLPPALAALPLGMLFGFLPCGFLYAMFITAAQSASPVKGALTMFFFGLGTAPALLLFGTAAQRLGMASHRWMIRAAGAMVALMGCYNLYRHLKMFGWIGKAAGMDMG
- the ccoS gene encoding cbb3-type cytochrome oxidase assembly protein CcoS encodes the protein MFKSIVILIILSFCIGLGAWLFFMHTVRRGDFDDIEGPKHRMLDDDDE
- a CDS encoding heavy metal translocating P-type ATPase, producing MAENPQLRCIHCDLPFPPAERVTETVDDDVLNFCCHGCRGAYLIIRGAGLESFYRRRERKAGIIREAFTRQFDADYLQRYVTHAGDKSEISLIIEGIHCAACVWLIERLLDEHPGIITARVNFATHRLLVGFDPTRTTPAGICTRLAEIGYLPRPYTPDELQRAAERERRSLLLRFGTAAFLSMQLMGFSIALYGGYLRGIDPDTRQLLQILAALVATPVVFYGGFPFLRGAWFSLRNRSANMDLLITLGTVSAYSYSLYALSQGGEVYFDTAAMIVTLILAGRLYESGARRQASSGIDRLLQLAPCRARRITGEGVTEVDSHQLLIADHILVGAGERFPVDGQILSGCTEVDEAAVNGEPLPVVREPGMKIVAGTLNLSGSVEILVTAVANESFVARVARLVEQAQACKAPLQRLADRVAMIFIPLVLLVAVGTWLYWFDQPGGWLHAITVLVVACPCALGLATPMAVMVATGNAAEHGILFRGGDILEGCAQVDLVAFDKTGTLTDGRPLVTHLSPHECSAERLLELAARAAAGSSHPLARGIIQAAVERGVSTLPVAHVQTIPGRGTALQTDEGLLLTGSWRYLHEQGITAARTENERSEVHVALHGKYIGCISLADQLRDEAATAVAALKRMGLGTLLLTGDQTGVAAHIATILRLDKYHAELTPADKVALIKDAERSGQHTLMVGDGINDAPALVSAHVGCAISGGTDIAIESADLVLARADLTNIPFALRLARQTVRIIRQNLLWAFSYNLVAIPLAASGKLAPVYGAAAMALSSVCVVTNSLRLKRIRKD
- a CDS encoding FixH family protein, coding for MNRYQQLILLLIGCFLAFSVWATWQASTKGSRVTDADYYSKGLRYNQTQIEKNAARTLGWQVTSTLAGRQLSVALDNGRQPVSAADGVLLIFPNDGSAVQQYRLAEERSGRYSLQLPATLHGECRVLIEFEHQGARLERQLLLNLPEA
- a CDS encoding 4Fe-4S binding protein; translation: MTDRPLTTFIGPRRRALQWATTLFILLLPWVRPGGVSLLRVDLPTLSLHLFGQILRIEELYLFLFFTLTLTFGFLLMTLTFGRVWCGWGCPQTTLNDMTEWLIRRLHLTVDGNSLTGPSSHRVLLHGIYLTLSLLVAANLLWYFIEPPRFFSELLHGKLDMIASGTLLIVAATVYLDLAFLRRLMCHDFCPYGRFQSALADQSTLTLQRPAVEIARCIDCGACARACPMGIDIRDGEQIACINCGRCLDACRQVMARRNEPGLIRYSFGRHATGAGDLITPRRLLLTGATLALTIMLLFAVHNRSSATLKVAHSHTVASRLLADGQQATFFNLWVNNRAKLTTMYRVQVRSTDPSPLTVKGPVAQIFLKPGENRRLDVVVVGSPLPQRRDIEFILFDKETIVASAAAQLPALPPPAE
- a CDS encoding cytochrome c gives rise to the protein MSSNDPHHDEHADGIIEDREQRPPVYFYILFFGLIIWAVIFMAYYLLSGWSSDAEFQQKMTEHKTQVEQAAPAATAPVSIDATTLFADNCAVCHGSHGEGGIGPALHGAAYIYGKDVAAIKASITSGRPNGMPNFGNQLSAAEISALAEYLLKL
- a CDS encoding cbb3-type cytochrome c oxidase subunit 3 — translated: MDWGAILYLGVTFGLFAIFVAIVIHTYRGKHKKTGEAPKYTMLDDD
- a CDS encoding cbb3-type cytochrome c oxidase subunit II, giving the protein MWEKKPLLLIVLATAAILVGTTITMVLPFAWVNTEADRIASVTPYTPLQQEGRDIYIREGCNNCHTQTIRPLVTEVLRYGDYSKSGEFVYDRPFLWGSKRTGPDLARIGGKYPDAWHYKHMDSPRSMVPKSNMYDYAWLRKNTLDPVMSERKMKVLGFPYTQEQLAQLKDKNELDAVVAYLQKLGSDIAWRKAAEVTIIGELKNPYPDTAHRSMEEWEAIYSDHCAACHGEHLEGEIGPQLEGANYTDEELFSLIFNGIPDGGMPAFSSLGTDKVWKITNFVKYYVQREDHP